One Desertibacillus haloalkaliphilus DNA window includes the following coding sequences:
- the gltB gene encoding glutamate synthase large subunit — MQRNHLPQKQGLYDPQFEHDNCGIGFLANVKGQQSHEIVTDALHILRNLEHRGGQGDEVNTGDGAGILMQIPHTFFKHQCEQLAIKLPDKGEYGVGMLFLPQEQALRKECEKQLEEIITEEGQVLLGWRDVPVDDSMLGQAAKASMPFVRQLFIARDHQIEGDQTFERKLYVIRKRAEKEIGSKRANGHSFYFTSLSSRTIVYKGMLTTEQVNQFYLDLNDATFETALALVHSRFSTNTFPSWERAHPNRYMIHNGEINTLKGNVNWMHARESMFESDIFGEDLRKVLPVIDESGSDSSMFDNTLEFLSLSGRSMSHAAMMMIPEPWQNDESMNKEKRDFYQFHSCLMEPWDGPTAIVFTDGKQIGACLDRNGLRPARYYVTTDDRIIMSSEVGVIDIEPEKVAYKERLRPGHMLLVDTEAGRIVPDEEIKNKIATEQPYGKWLDEHYCELEHILESSNVYDTDVEQLVSRQIAFGYTYEELNKVLKPMVTEGVDPVGSMGYDSPLAVLSKKPQLLYNYFKQLFAQVTNPPIDAIREEVVTAVGTTIGGERNLLHPAPESCRKIHLKYPIITNEEIAKLRENRSGLRSTVLPMLFSTKDGEGALQTALENLFARADQAIEKGATLLILTDRGLDYQTAAIPALLAVSGLHHHLIRKGTRTKVSLIVESGEPREVHHLSVLLGYGAEAINPYLVFDSLDSMIRQGLLENVSYYEAVTKYVSVATKGIMKVLSKMGISTIQSYRGAQIFEAIGIDSTVIDNYFTWTTSRIGGIGLSTIASEVLERHKRAYSEQAAERTLDAGDDLQWRRSGDPHQYNPHTIHMLQHACRNNDYQLFKKYTKAIDEQTEEQTTLRGLLAFNREQEAIPLDDVEPVEEIVKRFKTGAMSFGSISKEAHESLAIAMNRVGGRSNTGEGGEDPDRFTPDTSGDSRRSAIKQVASGRFGVTSHYLVNADEIQIKVAQGAKPGEGGQLPGNKVYPWVAEVRGSTPGVGLISPPPHHDIYSIEDLAELIHDLKNANPKARISVKLVAGTGVGTIAAGVAKGRADHIVISGYDGGTGAAARTSIKHTGLPWEMGLAETHQTLVMNRLRDRIVIETDGKLMTGRDVVIAALLGAEEYAFSTAPLVVLGCVIMRVCHLDTCPVGIATQNPELRKKYMGKPEHVENFMYFIAEEIREVMAKLGFKTINEMIGRTDLLEMNENVQNPKAEHIDLSSLLYQPNKERKFNYAHKKQDHMLDESLDRKVLLDLCEPALKQKKPVESRQPISNIHRVVGTIVGSEVTKRYGADGLPEDTINLNFLGSAGQSFGAFVPHGMTLTLEGDANDYIGKGLSGGKIIVHSPKKSTFSADENIIIGNTTFYGATSGEAYINGAAGERFCVRNSGADVVVEGVGDHGCEYMTGGRVVNLGTTGKNFAAGMSGGVAYVLDQDETFAEKCNTELVQLESLQDAKEINDMKSMIERHVRYTNSSLGRRVLHSWESFASKFVRVIPKDYKRMLDAIERVKQDGLSNEEAVMVAFSENKNDKTRVSGK, encoded by the coding sequence ATGCAACGAAATCATTTACCGCAAAAACAAGGATTATATGACCCTCAGTTTGAGCATGACAATTGTGGGATTGGTTTTCTCGCCAATGTAAAAGGACAACAATCCCATGAAATTGTCACTGACGCACTTCATATTCTTCGTAATCTCGAGCATAGAGGTGGGCAAGGGGATGAAGTAAATACAGGGGATGGTGCTGGGATTTTGATGCAAATTCCGCATACCTTTTTCAAACACCAATGTGAACAGTTAGCAATCAAACTACCAGATAAAGGCGAATACGGTGTTGGTATGTTGTTTCTCCCGCAGGAACAAGCACTTCGAAAAGAATGTGAAAAACAATTAGAGGAGATTATTACCGAAGAGGGGCAGGTGCTTTTAGGATGGCGAGATGTACCGGTGGATGATTCGATGCTCGGTCAAGCTGCGAAAGCATCGATGCCATTTGTACGTCAGTTGTTTATCGCTCGCGATCATCAGATTGAAGGTGACCAAACATTTGAACGAAAATTATATGTAATTCGTAAGCGAGCTGAAAAAGAGATAGGATCGAAACGAGCAAACGGTCATTCGTTTTATTTTACGAGTCTATCAAGTCGGACCATTGTTTATAAAGGGATGTTAACGACCGAGCAAGTGAATCAGTTTTACCTTGATCTAAATGATGCAACGTTTGAGACGGCGTTGGCACTGGTCCATTCGAGGTTCAGTACGAATACATTTCCAAGTTGGGAACGTGCGCACCCGAATCGCTATATGATTCATAATGGAGAAATTAATACATTAAAAGGGAATGTAAACTGGATGCATGCTAGAGAGTCCATGTTCGAATCGGATATTTTTGGTGAGGATTTACGTAAGGTACTGCCTGTTATTGATGAGAGTGGCAGTGATTCATCGATGTTTGATAATACACTAGAGTTCTTATCTTTATCGGGACGTTCGATGTCACATGCGGCAATGATGATGATTCCTGAGCCATGGCAAAATGATGAATCTATGAATAAGGAAAAAAGAGATTTCTACCAATTTCATAGCTGCTTAATGGAACCATGGGATGGGCCGACAGCAATTGTTTTTACGGATGGGAAGCAAATTGGTGCATGTCTGGATCGTAATGGGTTGCGGCCGGCGCGATATTATGTGACAACGGATGACCGCATTATTATGTCATCTGAGGTAGGTGTGATTGACATTGAGCCAGAAAAAGTCGCCTATAAAGAACGTTTACGTCCCGGACATATGTTGCTTGTAGATACAGAAGCAGGACGAATTGTTCCAGATGAAGAAATAAAAAATAAAATTGCAACAGAACAGCCATACGGTAAGTGGCTGGATGAACATTATTGTGAGCTTGAACATATTTTAGAAAGCTCGAACGTTTATGATACTGATGTTGAACAATTAGTCAGCCGTCAGATCGCCTTTGGGTATACGTATGAAGAATTAAATAAAGTGCTAAAACCAATGGTTACCGAAGGCGTAGATCCTGTCGGCTCAATGGGATACGACTCGCCATTAGCGGTATTATCGAAAAAACCTCAACTGCTATATAACTATTTTAAACAATTGTTTGCTCAAGTAACGAATCCACCGATTGATGCAATCAGAGAGGAAGTTGTCACAGCGGTAGGGACGACAATCGGAGGAGAAAGAAACCTTTTACATCCGGCACCAGAGAGCTGCAGAAAGATTCATTTGAAATATCCAATTATCACAAATGAGGAGATTGCCAAGCTAAGAGAAAATCGCTCTGGGCTTCGTTCTACGGTATTACCGATGTTGTTTTCAACCAAAGATGGTGAGGGAGCATTACAGACGGCTCTAGAAAACCTTTTCGCACGAGCTGACCAAGCGATTGAAAAGGGTGCTACCCTACTGATACTTACGGATCGTGGTCTTGATTATCAAACCGCAGCGATTCCGGCTTTATTAGCGGTATCTGGACTTCATCATCATTTAATTCGAAAAGGAACAAGAACGAAAGTGAGCCTGATTGTTGAATCTGGTGAACCGCGTGAAGTGCATCACTTATCTGTTCTATTAGGGTATGGGGCAGAAGCCATTAATCCATATTTAGTTTTCGATTCTCTAGATTCAATGATCAGACAAGGATTGTTAGAAAATGTTTCATACTATGAGGCGGTAACGAAATATGTCAGTGTTGCAACGAAAGGGATTATGAAGGTCCTATCGAAAATGGGGATCTCAACCATCCAAAGTTATCGTGGGGCGCAAATTTTCGAAGCCATTGGCATTGACTCGACTGTCATTGATAACTATTTCACATGGACGACGTCTCGAATTGGTGGAATCGGCTTATCTACGATTGCATCTGAGGTATTAGAACGTCACAAACGCGCTTATTCAGAGCAAGCAGCTGAACGTACGTTAGATGCTGGTGATGATTTGCAGTGGCGTAGAAGTGGTGATCCTCACCAGTATAATCCGCACACGATTCATATGTTACAACATGCATGTCGAAACAATGATTATCAGTTATTTAAAAAATACACTAAAGCCATTGATGAGCAAACGGAAGAGCAAACAACATTGCGTGGCTTACTAGCATTCAACAGGGAGCAAGAAGCGATTCCGCTAGATGATGTTGAGCCAGTTGAGGAAATTGTAAAACGCTTTAAAACTGGGGCGATGTCTTTCGGATCAATTAGTAAGGAAGCACATGAGTCATTAGCCATTGCCATGAATAGGGTTGGTGGTCGTAGTAACACAGGCGAAGGCGGAGAGGATCCTGATCGATTTACCCCTGACACAAGTGGAGATTCCAGACGCAGTGCAATTAAGCAAGTCGCGTCAGGACGATTTGGTGTTACGAGTCATTATTTAGTTAATGCTGATGAGATTCAAATCAAAGTTGCTCAAGGAGCGAAACCTGGTGAAGGTGGTCAATTACCTGGGAATAAAGTCTACCCATGGGTGGCTGAAGTCCGAGGGTCTACACCGGGTGTTGGTTTAATATCACCACCACCACACCATGATATTTATTCGATTGAGGATTTAGCAGAGTTAATTCATGACTTAAAGAATGCTAATCCAAAGGCAAGAATTAGTGTGAAATTGGTTGCTGGAACAGGCGTAGGTACAATTGCTGCTGGAGTGGCTAAAGGTCGCGCAGACCACATTGTCATCAGTGGATATGATGGAGGAACAGGTGCTGCAGCAAGAACGAGTATCAAGCATACAGGTCTTCCCTGGGAGATGGGGCTAGCTGAGACTCATCAGACCCTCGTGATGAATCGTCTACGAGACCGAATCGTTATCGAGACCGATGGGAAATTAATGACGGGGCGAGATGTAGTAATTGCTGCTCTTTTAGGAGCAGAGGAGTATGCCTTTTCAACGGCACCGCTCGTTGTTTTAGGCTGTGTGATTATGAGGGTATGTCATCTTGATACGTGCCCGGTTGGAATCGCAACGCAGAATCCTGAATTACGAAAAAAGTATATGGGTAAGCCTGAACATGTTGAGAACTTTATGTATTTTATTGCTGAAGAAATTCGCGAAGTTATGGCGAAGTTAGGGTTTAAAACAATCAATGAGATGATCGGTCGAACGGATCTGTTAGAAATGAATGAGAATGTTCAAAATCCTAAAGCCGAGCATATCGATCTTTCTAGTTTGTTATATCAACCGAATAAAGAACGCAAGTTTAATTATGCTCATAAAAAACAAGATCATATGCTCGATGAGTCTTTAGATCGAAAAGTATTGCTTGACCTGTGCGAACCAGCGTTAAAACAAAAAAAGCCTGTTGAATCACGTCAACCGATTTCAAATATCCACCGTGTCGTAGGGACAATTGTTGGAAGTGAAGTGACAAAACGGTACGGTGCAGACGGACTACCTGAAGACACGATTAATCTGAATTTTTTAGGCTCCGCTGGTCAAAGCTTTGGTGCATTTGTTCCTCATGGAATGACACTTACCCTTGAAGGCGATGCGAACGATTATATTGGAAAAGGCTTATCTGGTGGGAAGATCATTGTCCATTCTCCCAAGAAATCAACATTTAGTGCAGACGAGAACATCATTATCGGCAACACGACTTTCTATGGGGCGACATCTGGAGAAGCTTATATTAATGGTGCTGCTGGAGAACGTTTCTGTGTTCGAAACAGTGGGGCGGATGTTGTTGTTGAAGGCGTCGGTGATCATGGTTGTGAATACATGACAGGTGGACGTGTTGTAAACCTTGGCACAACCGGTAAGAACTTTGCTGCAGGTATGAGCGGCGGTGTTGCGTATGTCCTTGATCAAGATGAAACATTTGCTGAGAAGTGCAATACAGAACTTGTTCAATTAGAATCGTTGCAAGACGCTAAGGAAATAAATGATATGAAATCGATGATTGAAAGACATGTTCGTTATACAAACAGTAGTCTTGGACGTCGTGTGTTACATTCATGGGAGTCCTTTGCTTCCAAATTTGTTCGCGTCATCCCAAAAGATTATAAAAGAATGTTAGATGCAATTGAACGTGTCAAACAAGATGGATTATCAAATGAAGAGGCGGTCATGGTAGCTTTTTCTGAAAATAAAAATGACAAAACTCGAGTAAGTGGAAAATAA
- a CDS encoding kinase-associated lipoprotein B yields the protein MNNNLHESIVRVSYKTGVYVADIIEQSEDRQKTLVKVRAVLKHPEQGDLHHPKQADVPFFHQRKALAEFEKTWVPSSTVKPYEGEMLPYQQSLREALDQQVQNLNERNDSWAERSLEQLSELKKDYLL from the coding sequence GTGAATAATAACTTACATGAATCGATCGTTAGAGTCAGTTATAAAACAGGCGTGTATGTGGCTGACATCATTGAACAATCAGAAGATCGTCAAAAAACATTGGTCAAGGTACGGGCAGTGTTAAAGCATCCTGAGCAAGGGGATCTACATCACCCGAAGCAAGCAGACGTACCATTTTTCCACCAAAGAAAAGCACTAGCAGAGTTTGAGAAAACGTGGGTACCATCTTCAACAGTTAAGCCTTATGAAGGAGAAATGCTACCGTATCAACAGTCTTTACGTGAAGCTCTTGACCAACAGGTGCAAAATCTCAATGAGCGAAACGATAGTTGGGCAGAACGTTCGTTAGAACAACTTTCAGAGTTAAAAAAAGATTACTTATTATAA
- a CDS encoding FUSC family protein, which yields MKSQKKYKIGGERVIKTGLAVLITAWICTSLGLPAIFAVITAIVTLEPTASDSIRKGFVRLPASAIGAAISVGFVSIYGETAFTYAIAATLTIFICHKLKLTEGTLVATLTAVAMIPDIDGHFLMTFLARLGTTFIGLVVSTLVNLVVLPPKFTPLLAAKLDKLFHLSAHVLVETMETIFKIEGRVTPKPMDSYLLLRKEGEKAVRLSTFQREEWKFHRGKIKEFRLYSLNEKRLTMLQRIILHLGNLQYIDQNVRLTPEEKTLLISIMTTMKKILQDPYHEIDEEHYCAIEELDTRLKKHRLVEKNPEKYRHHFSPKTIVFYELLSLHDTLEELELLMSHSSNIRK from the coding sequence ATGAAATCCCAAAAAAAATATAAAATCGGCGGGGAACGTGTCATTAAAACAGGGCTTGCCGTTTTGATTACAGCTTGGATTTGCACATCACTAGGACTCCCTGCCATTTTTGCAGTAATAACAGCCATCGTCACGTTAGAACCTACAGCATCAGATTCGATTCGCAAGGGGTTTGTTCGCTTACCTGCTTCAGCCATCGGGGCAGCCATTTCAGTCGGTTTTGTCTCCATCTATGGTGAAACCGCTTTTACTTACGCGATCGCTGCGACGTTAACCATTTTTATTTGCCATAAATTAAAGCTCACAGAAGGTACCCTAGTGGCAACTCTCACAGCTGTAGCGATGATTCCTGACATAGATGGCCATTTTTTAATGACCTTTCTAGCGCGTTTAGGGACTACATTTATCGGCCTTGTCGTCTCAACACTCGTTAATTTAGTTGTCTTACCACCAAAGTTCACACCGCTGTTGGCGGCAAAGTTAGACAAGCTCTTTCACTTAAGTGCCCATGTGCTCGTAGAGACGATGGAGACCATTTTTAAGATCGAAGGCCGTGTAACGCCAAAACCGATGGATAGCTACTTACTCTTACGTAAAGAAGGGGAAAAGGCCGTACGACTTTCTACATTCCAACGTGAAGAATGGAAGTTCCATCGAGGTAAAATCAAAGAGTTCCGTCTTTACTCTCTTAATGAAAAGCGCCTAACGATGTTGCAGAGGATTATCTTACATCTTGGCAACCTCCAATATATTGACCAGAATGTGCGCTTAACTCCAGAAGAGAAGACTTTACTCATATCGATTATGACAACCATGAAGAAGATTCTTCAAGACCCATACCACGAAATTGATGAAGAGCATTACTGTGCAATTGAAGAACTTGATACTCGCCTAAAAAAACATCGTCTCGTTGAAAAAAACCCTGAAAAATACCGTCATCACTTTTCACCTAAGACGATTGTTTTTTATGAACTGTTATCTTTACATGATACACTAGAAGAGCTCGAATTACTGATGAGCCATTCATCCAACATAAGAAAATGA
- a CDS encoding glutamate synthase subunit beta has protein sequence MGKPTGFIEIKRENPSKRNPLERVKNWQEFQLVMPENNLQEQASRCMDCGVPFCQTGTAIDGSGEIGCPVHNLIPEWNDLVYQGKWKEALARLHKTNNFPEFTGRVCPAPCEGSCTVAISDDAVSIKNIEKQIVEKGFKEGWIVPEPPKTRTGKKVAVIGSGPAGLAAAAQLNKAGHWVTVFERDDRIGGLLTYGIPDVKLSYHVVKRRVDLLEAEGVTFKTNTEVGKGYQTAELRSEFDAVILCTGAIVPRDVPVEGRELEGIHFAMDFLRQNTKSLLDSNLQDGQYISAAGKDVIVIGGGDTGVDCITTSVRHSCSSITQFDINVEKPNTRSVENPWPLFPVVHEVEDGHQEAEAVFGKDPRTYQVMTTKFVGDENGHIKELHTIEVETIIDENGNKTRKEVPGTEKVWPADLVLLAIGFIGPEQDLVRELEVGTNHHSTIKADYGNYQTSVEGVFAAGDNRRGQSLVVWAIHEGREAARECDRFLMGSTQLP, from the coding sequence ATGGGGAAACCAACAGGATTTATTGAAATTAAACGTGAAAATCCGTCAAAGCGGAATCCGTTAGAAAGGGTAAAGAATTGGCAAGAATTCCAACTTGTAATGCCGGAAAATAATTTACAAGAGCAAGCCTCTCGATGCATGGATTGTGGTGTTCCATTTTGTCAAACAGGAACGGCGATCGATGGCTCTGGGGAAATCGGTTGTCCAGTCCATAATTTAATTCCTGAATGGAATGACCTTGTCTATCAAGGGAAATGGAAGGAGGCACTAGCTCGACTTCATAAAACAAATAATTTTCCGGAATTTACGGGGCGTGTCTGTCCGGCTCCGTGTGAAGGTTCATGTACAGTTGCGATTAGTGATGATGCAGTCTCAATCAAAAACATTGAAAAGCAGATTGTTGAAAAAGGGTTCAAGGAAGGCTGGATTGTACCAGAACCACCGAAAACGAGAACAGGGAAAAAAGTTGCAGTCATTGGCTCTGGACCAGCAGGATTGGCCGCAGCTGCACAACTCAATAAAGCGGGTCATTGGGTGACTGTATTTGAACGGGATGATCGAATCGGCGGGTTGTTGACCTATGGAATTCCAGATGTAAAACTATCTTATCATGTTGTGAAACGGCGTGTCGATCTACTAGAAGCAGAAGGTGTTACCTTTAAGACGAATACTGAAGTTGGAAAGGGCTATCAAACAGCAGAACTACGTTCCGAATTTGACGCTGTCATATTATGTACTGGAGCCATTGTTCCACGAGATGTTCCTGTTGAAGGTAGAGAACTAGAAGGCATCCACTTTGCGATGGACTTCTTACGTCAAAACACGAAGAGTCTGCTTGATTCAAACTTACAGGATGGTCAATACATCTCAGCGGCTGGAAAAGATGTGATCGTTATCGGCGGTGGTGATACTGGAGTCGATTGTATTACGACTTCAGTACGGCATAGTTGTAGTAGCATCACGCAATTTGATATAAACGTTGAAAAGCCCAACACACGAAGCGTCGAAAATCCATGGCCACTATTTCCTGTTGTTCATGAAGTTGAAGATGGACATCAAGAGGCAGAAGCAGTCTTTGGGAAAGATCCTCGTACGTATCAAGTGATGACAACAAAGTTTGTTGGGGACGAGAACGGTCATATCAAAGAGCTTCATACGATAGAGGTAGAAACGATCATTGATGAAAACGGAAATAAAACTCGTAAAGAGGTTCCTGGCACTGAAAAAGTATGGCCAGCAGATCTCGTTTTACTAGCGATTGGCTTCATAGGACCGGAGCAGGATTTGGTTCGAGAATTAGAGGTAGGTACGAACCACCACTCGACGATTAAAGCTGATTATGGAAACTATCAAACGAGTGTTGAAGGTGTCTTTGCAGCGGGCGATAATCGTCGTGGCCAGAGTTTAGTTGTTTGGGCGATCCATGAAGGAAGAGAGGCAGCCAGAGAATGTGATCGATTCTTAATGGGATCAACTCAGTTGCCATAG
- a CDS encoding YpjP family protein, with the protein MPLFLRKIIVILVAVFTLGTFVPNDYLKAEESDQNSESSSNSVSNAESRASDTEKADSEKYVQSETPFWADEDPEQLSEQWKAYLREQAQVQAQKKFGPVIQERVGEEYEEKITPKIEKVIEMISNDVDPEALVYVQVSEDPASGLGEKIFHLYDERSGEDLVRFHVRRDQPPKQGYWFNFHYHLQEDNFEQHHDLGKIYWDKNTPPKWMS; encoded by the coding sequence ATGCCATTATTCTTGAGAAAAATCATTGTCATCCTTGTCGCAGTATTTACACTCGGGACATTTGTACCAAACGATTATCTAAAAGCTGAAGAATCTGATCAGAATTCAGAAAGCTCCTCAAATTCAGTGTCGAACGCTGAAAGTAGGGCGTCTGATACAGAAAAGGCAGATTCCGAAAAATATGTTCAAAGTGAAACCCCATTTTGGGCAGACGAAGACCCTGAGCAACTATCGGAACAATGGAAAGCGTATTTACGTGAGCAAGCGCAGGTTCAAGCACAGAAGAAATTTGGCCCTGTGATTCAAGAGCGAGTCGGTGAAGAGTATGAGGAAAAAATAACTCCCAAAATAGAAAAAGTGATTGAGATGATTAGTAATGACGTAGACCCTGAGGCTCTGGTTTATGTGCAGGTAAGCGAGGATCCTGCCAGTGGACTTGGTGAAAAGATTTTCCACCTTTATGATGAACGTAGCGGGGAAGATTTGGTTCGTTTTCATGTGCGACGTGACCAACCGCCAAAACAAGGGTATTGGTTTAACTTTCACTATCACTTGCAAGAGGATAACTTTGAACAACACCATGATTTAGGGAAGATCTATTGGGATAAAAACACACCCCCAAAATGGATGTCATAA